TGAGCTTTGGCATCAGCCAACACGACTTCCAAAGCCTCTAGGTTTGAATGAATATCAGCAATGACCGCGTACTTCATCTTGTCTTCGCTTAGCGAACGATCTCAAAACCCTTAAAAACTGCCCCGGCCGCCTCCCAGCGGGCATCCTCCGTGCGAATGCAGGGCCCTAACCCAGAATCTCGTATTGCCTGCATAAAATCTTGCAGCTCGGTACGATGTCCTTCGGCGACCAATTCTACCCGGCCATCAGCCAGATTGCGCACTTCTCCGGTCACTTCGAATCCCTGGGCGACGCTTTTCGCGGTATAGCGAAAGCCCACACCCTGGACCTTGCCAGAGTACATTACTCGGACACGTTCTCGGTTAGAGGAGACCATGCGCACCGAAGATATTACTTCAAAATCACAAGAACACCAGCGAACGGCTTGATTTTCTTGAAAGGCATCAAGCCACAACCCTAAACCCAGAAGCAACTTCTAATTCTGAAGAAGTCCGCCAAAGACGGGGCAGGGAGGCCAAACTCCCTGTCCGAGAAGGTCATCGGCCTCTTTTCTCTGTTCTTGATCTGGTTCGCCGGGTAAATGAGGCACGTGAAAATCGT
This portion of the Verrucomicrobiales bacterium genome encodes:
- a CDS encoding acylphosphatase, encoding MVSSNRERVRVMYSGKVQGVGFRYTAKSVAQGFEVTGEVRNLADGRVELVAEGHRTELQDFMQAIRDSGLGPCIRTEDARWEAAGAVFKGFEIVR